Sequence from the Methanosarcina siciliae T4/M genome:
ATCTGTGAAAACTGCGGGGAAGCGTATTATACTCCGGAGGTTTCAAGAAATGTCGACATAGTCATGAAAAGGTTCCATGAGTCAAAACTACTCCTGCATCCCGTGTATTTTTGGAGCCGGCTTTCTCGGCTAACCAGTTTTGTACGTTTGAATCATTATCAATATCTTTGACATTCATAAAATATCCTAACCTATAATTTATGTAGCTATAGGTGAATATACTGTGAGATAAACACAACGGGGGAGTAAAATATGGCTGATAAGGCAAATAAAGTTTCTGAAAATGTTCCAGGACCTTATTATTGTGACTATGAATGCATCGCGTGTAACCTGTGTGTGGATACATCACCAGAAAATTTCAAAATGAATGACGATGAATCCAATGCTTATGTATATAAGCAGCCGGAAAATGACGAGGAAAAGAGTGCCTGTGAAGAGGCACTGGACGCGTGCCCTGTTGAAGCAATAGGAAACGACGGCTGAAATAGCCCGGTTAATCTGAGCTTCTTTTTCTTGATTTTTTCCACCTGTTTTTTTGGTTTTCAAACGCTTTTTCTGGTTATGTCTTTATTCCGTGAGTTCGATTTCGGAATAGATTCTGGAGAGCCCCTGGAGGGTGGAATACCCCTTTCTTGTGATAATGTAGTCCCCGCGTTCGCTCCGCTGTAAAACCATGCCTGTGTCGAGCAGTTTCTGCAGGTGGAAGAGCAGGTTTCCGCCGCGAAGCCCGGTGAGTTTTGATAGTTCGGAGAAGGTCTTGCTTTCCCCAGAAAGGGCTTTCAACATCAAAAGCCTCTGTTTATTGGCTACGGGCTCGCAGACCTCGGTAACTATCCTGTCAGGCTTAATTGCACTGATATCACTTTTTTCACCCTTTTCTTCCCGATCCTCATAGATCTGAAGGGAGCGCATAAGTTTTACCTGTTTTTCAAAAAGGTTGCTTGCTTCTGAGATGCACTTGCTGCATTGAGGTTTTTTTGCTTCTTTCTTGAGCTTTTCAATCCTGTCCCTGTAGATTTTAACCGTTGCGGAATCGACTCTTCCTTTTCCGACAAGTCCTGCCGTTTCGTGTAAAATGTCTTTAAATGTCGTTTCACAGAGCTCCCTCATTCCGCAATCCCGCGTCATCTGGTTGCTCATCCGATCGCTTGCGTCCTCGCAAAGATAGTCAACCATAGGCCTCATGAAACTTTTTCGCATATCTTCAACCATACTATCAATATGTTGCTGGTTTGTCCGCTGCAGGAATCGGGAAAATTCGTTCCGGAGGGAGGTAACTTCTTCTTTTATGGAATGCAGTTCTTCGAAGTAATTGCTCTCAACATCATATTTCAAAAAATAGTCAGGAATACTTTCAAGTGGACCTATGGGTTCCCTGCTAGCTGATTGGTTCTTTTTTCCGCCCAGGTTCTGGCCCTCTGTCAGGGGTTCGGAGTTCATGTCAGGTACCTTCCCGTGCTATATTTTGCATTGAAAATGTTTTAACTTTTTCGTAAACTTCTTCTATTTTATTTTGTACTTTCCCATTCAAGGGTCATTTTTCTGTACTGTGCGCTATTTGTACATAATCATGACGCTTAAATATATATGTATTCTGCACATTTTTAAAATATGAAAACTATATATTTTATACTATATGGAGGTATCGATATATGGATATAGATGAATATCACGCCGCATGGAGGCGGTTTTGTCGCCCCTCGGTGTACGAGAAAGTACAGTGTACACAGGATGAAGAATGCGTAATGTCAAGTTTTGTCAACACTGCCGAAGAAGAATGCGTAATGTCAAGTTTTGTCAACACTGCCGAAGAAGAATGCGTAATGTCAAGTTTTGTCGACACTGACGACTACACGCACCCTATTACCGCTTTTGTTTTGAACGCCAGTGACGAGCAACTTGAAGCCTTCAGCTACCTTGACCAGTGGATGCAACAATATGGTATCCGGTTCTGCAACTCCGATTCATGTGAGTGCGAGCACACCGAGGTTTTCCACGGAGCCTTAAGGTTTGCGAGCCAGCGTCTTGGTACGGATTAAGTAGATATACAACCCCAATCTGCTATAGTGCAACTGATTTTTAGCCGTTTTTGATTTATACACACCACAACATACGGCAAGTGTATATCTACTTTGTTTGTATAGGGCTTGTGCAACCTGGTGGATAAACTGCCATTTATCCTCCGGGCATCAAGTCCTAATATTTTCAGGTTTGTCCACTTATCAATATTTTACCATATTGACCGGTGTTATTATAATTAAGATTATTATTTTTACTATATATATATTATGTAGGTTTATTCAATCTATCCTGAATCTGACTCCTATTTTTCAGCTCCATAATGCCTGAACATATCTTTTCCTCTTCCCATAAGCCTTTCTCAGCCTCTGAATTGGTTCACCTTTGCTTTCACATATTCCCCGAAATTTTCAGGAAAATCGTGACGGATTCCTTGAAAAGGATTTGAAAGAAATAGGAAAAAGTCCGGGAAAAAGTAAGAAAAAAGTAAGAAAAAATCCGGAAAATAAGGCTAAAACATGGGTAAATATATCACAAATGTCCTCTAGTTTGAATTATTAAGGTCATATTTCTATACAAAAAATGGATGAGTATATAATTATGACGCTTAAGTATATAAATCTGTACTCGTATTCACTGTGTGGTGATAATTTATGGAGTTAGAAGACCTTAACAACTTTGTACAGACTGCAAATGATGAACAGCTCAAAG
This genomic interval carries:
- a CDS encoding type II toxin-antitoxin system MqsA family antitoxin → MKPYRCVFCKSKLVKGKTEFVAKVGEQIIAIKDVSAYICENCGEAYYTPEVSRNVDIVMKRFHESKLLLHPVYFWSRLSRLTSFVRLNHYQYL
- a CDS encoding ferredoxin, with the protein product MADKANKVSENVPGPYYCDYECIACNLCVDTSPENFKMNDDESNAYVYKQPENDEEKSACEEALDACPVEAIGNDG
- a CDS encoding winged helix-turn-helix domain-containing protein, giving the protein MNSEPLTEGQNLGGKKNQSASREPIGPLESIPDYFLKYDVESNYFEELHSIKEEVTSLRNEFSRFLQRTNQQHIDSMVEDMRKSFMRPMVDYLCEDASDRMSNQMTRDCGMRELCETTFKDILHETAGLVGKGRVDSATVKIYRDRIEKLKKEAKKPQCSKCISEASNLFEKQVKLMRSLQIYEDREEKGEKSDISAIKPDRIVTEVCEPVANKQRLLMLKALSGESKTFSELSKLTGLRGGNLLFHLQKLLDTGMVLQRSERGDYIITRKGYSTLQGLSRIYSEIELTE